AGAAAATCGTCCGAGGCGATCTCTCCCAGACCGGGGTCGGGCTGGCTGTTAAAAATATCTTCGTTCTGTAACAGACCTTGGAGGTCCGCCAGGGTGGTTGGCGTTTTGAGTGTCTGGTTGGGTTTAGTGTCTAAGAAATCGTCCTGTTTCTTACAACTGTTGAGTGTCAGGCCCATGATGCATACGATGCACCCGAACAAGGGGCCGGTGATTGTTTTTCTCATGGTTAAAATCTGGAATTAATACCAATGGATAAAGTTCGCGGAAGCGGATAGGTGCCGGAAGCGAGGTCGGGATCAAGGTGGTCCTTATTGGCACGCCAAAGAATACCCACATTGTTCAGGTAGCAAAACACCTCCAGCCTTTTGAAAACGGGGTTATTGCCGCTGAACGGTTTGAAGGCGTAAGTGAGGCGGATGTCCTGCAGCCGGATATGGTCGCCCTTGTCAATGAGGGCCTGGGAATATTGGTAAAAGGTAGAGCGGTCCGTATTCGCCGGTGGCATTAATATGGATGGAACGGTGGTATGCGCTTCATCTCCCGGGTTTTGCCAGCGGTTTGCATAGTCCCTGTTCACAATGCCATAGGTGATCTGGTCATAAGATAAACCGGTGGATGGCCTGCGGAAATAATAGTTAAGCTTAAAAATTATATTGGCGGAAAACGTCCAGTTTCTATAAGTAAAAGTGTTCCGGAAGGAACCGAAAGTGGTCGGCCTCGATGGCCCGTTATAATACAGGTCCGCTATTCCGGTCCTGGAAAGTATGCTTTTATAATCCGTAGACAACTGCCCGTCAAGATAACCCTGCGGGTCACCTGTATCATGGGTCAGCGGGCCTGATTTAAAACTGTAGATGCCATAAATCGGCTGACCGACAAAAGGTGTGATCGTTCCGCCATTTCCGCTGCCTGAAGCAAGGTAGGTCAGGGTCGATGCAGGATCGTCATAAACCGTTACTTTATCGATCACATAGCTGATCAGGAGGTTACTTGTCCACTTAAAATCATTATGGTAGATATTTCGCGAGTTGAGCACGAGATCAAACCCGTGCCCGGACGTATTGGCGGTATTTCCAAAAAATGTGGTGAACCCTGCCGATGGCGGCAGCGGCGAACTACCGAAAAGATCAATGCCACGCTTGGTATAGTACTCAAAACTACCCGAAAGTATGTTGTTTTTCAGGCTGTAGTCGATCCCGAAATTGGCGATGCGTACTTTTTCCCAACGCAGTTCCGGGTTACCGGGACTGTTAATCATGTTGTAAGGAACACCCGAGTAGTAGGCATTACTTTGCTGTTCCAAAGTAGTGATCGCGGACGCGCTTTTATTGACGTTGGCATTATAGCCATAAGTCGCCCGAACTTTAAGATAGGGCAGCCAGTTGAGGTGATAGAATTGTTCCTTGCTGATGTCCCAGGCCAGGCCGGTAGAATATAATGGAACTGATTTGTGGTTCGTCGCTACACCAAACAGGTTCGAGCGGTCGATCCTGCCGCTAACGGAAAAAGTGTAACGGTCGAGGTAGGTATAGGCAGCATTTCCAAAATAGGAAATATAATGATCCGTGAACTTTGCAAAACCGAGGTTGGTCGGGATCCGCACGGCTCCGCTTTCCGGGTTCAGGTTGAAATAGCTGGCGTAGTCGATCTGCGCGGCACTTGTCCGTGTATCCTTATCATAACCATAAACGGTACCGTCACGGCTATCGGTAACCGCGGAGCTGACTTCGCTGCCGATGATCGCGCTCAGGCGGTGACCGCTTGCGATTTCCCGATCGTAGCTGATCTGCCCACGCGCCCGGTGGGAGATCAAAAGGCCATCCGATTGCCGCAATATGCCTTCATTGGGGATCGGATAAGTAAAAGTACCGTTCCCGTTTGACTGTGCGTACTGGTTGATCAGGTTGCGTGCGTAAAAGGTAGCGGTGCTGTAATAATTATCCGAATTGCTGCTTTGTCGTTCAAACTGGTATTTGAGGGAGATGTCCAGTCCGGGTATCAACCGGTATTGAGCGCCGACGTTGATGCGGTTTTCAATAGCCGAACTGGTATTGTCCGCGTTCCTCAGCTCATCGAGCGGCCGGTAAAGCCAGTCGAGGTAGCCTTGCTGCTGCGCATCTTTGGCAAATTCATAATTTAAACCACGGACGATAGGGAGCGGATTGCCGTTCCCGTCTGCAAAAGCCTCGTAGGGGAATGTGAAATTGACATAGCGGCCGCCTGCGGTCGTATTTGCGGCGGTGCTGTTGGCGGTTGCATTTGCCTGGATATAATTGAACGACGCTGAAAGTTGCAGGTTCTTCACCGGGTAGAAATTATAGTTCGCGTTCAGCGTGATCCTGTTATTTTTATTACCGGTCAGCGTCGCAGTGTTATGATCCTCGCCCGCTGAGAAGTAATAATCGCTTTTGTCGCCGCCGCCACGAAAATTAAGGCTGTATTGCTGAAGGAAACCGCGCCTGTAGAAATATTTATCCAGCTGGCTGCGGGTATCCAGTTTCCTCAAAGCATTGATCTGGGCATCGGCATCGGCCGCCGACAATTTACCGTCCCGCTGAGAGGCGAGGATATTAACGACAGGCGAAGTAACCTGAAGCGGATCGCCGATCTGGCCATCATAAAAACCGGTTTTAAACAGGCGCTGCTCGATATCGATATAGTCGGAAGAGTTCAGGTAAGAAGAACTGTAAAACAGGTCGGGTTTCGCAGTAGCCGTAACGTTGGCGTTGAGCTCGACCGCCAGCTTTTCATTGCGCTTCCCTTTTTTCGTGGTCAATACGATCACCCCGTTGCCTGACTTCACACCCCAGATACTTGCCGCAGCCGCGTCTTTTAATATGGTGATATTTTCAATGTCGTTAGGATTGATATTGCTTATATCGCCGTCGAAAGGAAACCCGTCCAGTACGATCAAGGGCTGGCTGTTAGAAAAAAGGGTATTTGTCCCCCTGATGCTGATATCACTGATGCCCCTGGACGATGCGGTCGTGTTCCGGTTAAATAATAAACCCGGGACAACGCCTTCCAGCCTGCTTATAATATTACTTCCGGTGCGGCGGTTGAGCAACTCATTATTGATCTGCGCGAACGATCCGGTAGCCCGTTCCTTCGGAATGTTCTGGTAGCCGGTTGAAACGACGCTGACTTCGGTGATCGC
The sequence above is a segment of the Mucilaginibacter celer genome. Coding sequences within it:
- a CDS encoding SusC/RagA family TonB-linked outer membrane protein, with the translated sequence MLQKVTLSEKNSTLLSVIEKISNQTGYDFVLPDGVITYARPVTISVQQEELKLVLKKIFDEQPLAYELQEKMVVVSRKNPAQPVKPVTAPKIPVNVTGEVADTSGKPLNSATIRIAGRQGFYYTDEAGKFSFTAEAGEEVTVSFIGYQPYSFKVVSGIPYQKIMLHPATAAITEVSVVSTGYQNIPKERATGSFAQINNELLNRRTGSNIISRLEGVVPGLLFNRNTTASSRGISDISIRGTNTLFSNSQPLIVLDGFPFDGDISNINPNDIENITILKDAAAASIWGVKSGNGVIVLTTKKGKRNEKLAVELNANVTATAKPDLFYSSSYLNSSDYIDIEQRLFKTGFYDGQIGDPLQVTSPVVNILASQRDGKLSAADADAQINALRKLDTRSQLDKYFYRRGFLQQYSLNFRGGGDKSDYYFSAGEDHNTATLTGNKNNRITLNANYNFYPVKNLQLSASFNYIQANATANSTAANTTAGGRYVNFTFPYEAFADGNGNPLPIVRGLNYEFAKDAQQQGYLDWLYRPLDELRNADNTSSAIENRINVGAQYRLIPGLDISLKYQFERQSSNSDNYYSTATFYARNLINQYAQSNGNGTFTYPIPNEGILRQSDGLLISHRARGQISYDREIASGHRLSAIIGSEVSSAVTDSRDGTVYGYDKDTRTSAAQIDYASYFNLNPESGAVRIPTNLGFAKFTDHYISYFGNAAYTYLDRYTFSVSGRIDRSNLFGVATNHKSVPLYSTGLAWDISKEQFYHLNWLPYLKVRATYGYNANVNKSASAITTLEQQSNAYYSGVPYNMINSPGNPELRWEKVRIANFGIDYSLKNNILSGSFEYYTKRGIDLFGSSPLPPSAGFTTFFGNTANTSGHGFDLVLNSRNIYHNDFKWTSNLLISYVIDKVTVYDDPASTLTYLASGSGNGGTITPFVGQPIYGIYSFKSGPLTHDTGDPQGYLDGQLSTDYKSILSRTGIADLYYNGPSRPTTFGSFRNTFTYRNWTFSANIIFKLNYYFRRPSTGLSYDQITYGIVNRDYANRWQNPGDEAHTTVPSILMPPANTDRSTFYQYSQALIDKGDHIRLQDIRLTYAFKPFSGNNPVFKRLEVFCYLNNVGILWRANKDHLDPDLASGTYPLPRTLSIGINSRF